In a genomic window of Balaenoptera ricei isolate mBalRic1 chromosome 3, mBalRic1.hap2, whole genome shotgun sequence:
- the LOC132362231 gene encoding chondroitin sulfate proteoglycan 4-like: MGWLAACLGFCGARGALGASFYGESYVGLNIIEVSSELSLQLKFQTSKPQGLLFLAAGENDYCITELLSGNLRVRVNLGTGEQVLLSEKRLRADDLVWHLVELYCFKDSISLVIDKHYERTGQITGGVHNLHCQHGIYVAGHGGLDVPYLDGESPNFRGCMEDVVFNQREILTSLRSYPGFKKVYEVSLGCNDEFFAAEDEAINFFSSRSCVTFPEWRVQGDGLFEFALQTGTQQALLLFQSGREGDFVVLEIVKGLLKAHVGRNKSNTTLSSFCLVSDNQWHVIQLRFTERYLDLMVDEQGVRTLLPLQSKPFVSEGPLFVGGLDSRKGEEVKRLELASVPRKSAQGISFKGCLRGLEANSEKKALKDALISKDISAGCKMKSGDNKNPSVTTTEKLLQAEVPLSTADPEVGKPILQEAISYFLVLNNLKVQEGGQAIVEQRHMKVDVELKDLGVHQSQIRFKIKEMPTHGFLRLDVSPKQEMEKAFTLLDLGQGKVWYVHDGSEEPRDYFTFSVSSNSEKEVPLYLQGHVSYVFNIIVIPVNDPPNLKLPEGDLLLVFENSKKRLTPNIIHVSDPDTDSLSLSFSVLGNFNSDAGFLENTSDPGRAINGFTYGDLRDGNILYVHRGHRNSRILLRASDGELFNNTVVLRVMAVPWDFAVANRTSVVIRQGGTVLITQSNLLVEVNGEGPEVDTRYAITHPPRYGQIQWQGSSGEWKQTSTVSQRSVDWGQVRYCSTFKELQLENVTDHFKFKVNIEGKSSEELMFPVMVQWLKFTLLKNVPLEISKINRHVLNSDHLQAVTEGVEVAERELHFKLLTPPKKGKLLLGTKFLKTNSVFSQQNVTDSKISYEPQGRPREHPQDTFRFLMVAEHIESKDYTFRINFKADKRGIIVTNRGLFVKEGEEKLITKLELFAQTSDNQTFQYKITKSPQREKLKLIRSSDSLGSHDSITTFTDQDILGERLMYVHDDSETQCDEFLLTASTAGPGQEEVVRDFDTEHLSTEIKVTVSVELKNDEKPVHVVDKVFHVVRNGQRLLTLANLCYRDPDADFDDGQLLYTRRGIPNGDLVQASDPTQKLYQFRQEDVREGRVLFRHQGADSARFVLFVTDGVHYTSSLLEVSVSDPYGRIANNTGLLVQRGKDSSLTTTNLSVTTNQDDTADYEIKFHILRPPKHGRVLVNSSGPGSFSLHDLKQGRVIYRHDGSGSFDVFNLTVKVKDTYLEVGMSVQVDSESHQHHTQILHSKTLVVEEGKPVKLSRGSLQAGHEDDIPSEAMFIVRTPPMHGYLRRSLPDEGSLGTDEKSPLIFTQQDIDDGYIHYIQTTPDQ; the protein is encoded by the exons gtgaGAGTTAATTTGGGGACAGGTGAACAAGTGCTCCTTTCTGAGAAAAGACTTCGTGCGGATGACTTGGTTTGGCATTTAGTGGAATTGTACTGTTTTAAGGATAGTATCTCTCTGGTTATTGACAAACATTATGAGAGGACTGGCCAGATCACCGGCGGGGTGCACAATTTGCATTGTCAGCATGGAATCTACGTAGCAGGCCACGGTGGACTTGATGTCCCGTACCTAGATGGAGAGAGCCCCAATTTCCGTGGATGTATGGAGGATGTGGTGTTTAACCAGAGGGAGATCCTTACATCCCTTAGATCGTACCCTGGTTTTAAGAAAGTTTATGAGGTGTCACTAGGATGCAATGATGAATTTTTTGCAGCGGAGGATGAAGCCATCAATTTCTTTAGCTCCAGATCCTGTGTCACCTTCCCAGAATGGAGGGTGCAAGGGGACGGGCTATTTGAATTTGCTTTGCAGACTGGAACTCAACAAGCCTTGCTTTTATTTCAGTCAGGTAGAGAAGGAGATTTTGTTGTTTTGGAAATAGTTAAAGGTTTATTGAAGGCTCATGTAGGAAGGAATAAGAGTAACACCACGCTCTCTTCTTTTTGCTTAGTTAGTGACAACCAGTGGCACGTTATTCAACTCAGATTCACTGAAAGGTATCTGGACCTGATGGTGGATGAACAGGGAGTAAGGACATTGCTGCCTTTACAAAGCAAACCGTTTGTATCTGAAGGCCCTCTCTTCGTGGGAGGTCTTGATAGCCGCAAGGGAGAAGAAGTTAAAAGGTTAGAACTTGCCTCTGTGCCTAGGAAATCTGCTCAAGGAATCTCTTTCAAAGGGTGCTTAAGAGGCTTGGAAGCCAACTCAGAAAAGAAAGCATTAAAGGATGCCCTTATTTCCAAAGATATATCTGCTGGGTGTAAAATGAAGAGTGGTGATAACAAAAACCCTTCTGTAACAACCACAGAAAAGCTGCTTCAGGCAGAAGTTCCCCTTTCCACGGCCGACCCTGAGGTGGGCAAGCCTATTCTTCAAGAAGCCATTAGCTATTTCTTGGTTCTGAATAACTTGAAGGTCCAAGAAGGTGGGCAAGCCATAGTGGAACAAAGGCATATGAAGGTGGATGTGGAGTTGAAGGATTTGGGTGTCCATCAGTCTCAGATACGatttaaaataaaggagatgCCTACTCATGGGTTCCTTCGATTAGATGTTTCCCCCAAACAAGAAATGGAGAAGGCTTTTACTCTGTTAGATTTGGGGCAAGGAAAAGTTTGGTATGTCCATGACggttcagaagaacctagggatTATTTCACATTTTCAGTCTCTTCCAACAGCGAGAAGGAAGTGCCATTATATCTTCAAGGACATGTTTCATATGTGTTTAACATTATTGTCATTCCAGTAAATGATCCCCCAAATCTTAAGCTCCCCGAAGGAGACTTGCTTCTCGTGTTTGAGAATTCTAAGAAACGACTGACTCCAAATATCATACATGTGTCAGACCCAGACACAGATTCCTTGAGTCTTAGTTTCTCAGTTCTTGGCAACTTCAATTCAGATGCTGGGTTTTTAGAAAACACCAGTGATCCTGGGAGAGCCATTAACGGTTTTACATACGGGGATTTAAGAGATGGCAACATTTTGTATGTGCACAGGGGCCATCGGAACTCCCGGATCCTTCTGAGAGCAAGTGATGGAGAGCTGTTTAACAATACAGTGGTGTTACGGGTCATGGCTGTTCCTTGGGACTTTGCAGTGGCCAACAGAACCAGTGTGGTCATACGGCAGGGTGGCACGGTTCTGATTACGCAGAGCAACTTGTTGGTGGAGGTTAATGgtgaaggccctgaggtggacACCCGCTATGCTATCACTCATCCACCTCGGTATGGCCAGATTCAGTGGCAGGGGTCAAGTGGCGAGTGGAAACAAACTAGTACCGTCTCTCAGCGTTCCGTTGATTGGGGTCAGGTCCGATACTGTAGTACATTCAAAGAATTGCAGCTAGAAAATGTTACAGATCactttaaatttaaagttaaCATAGAAGGAAAAAGCAGTGAAGAACTGATGTTTCCGGTTATGGTACAATGGCTGAAGTTTACCCTTCTGAAAAATGTTCCTCTTGAGATCAGTAAAATAAACAGGCACGTATTGAATTCTGATCATTTGCAGGCTGTGACAGAGGGTGTGGAAGTAGCTGAGAGGGAACTGCATTTTAAGTTACTGACCCCACCTAAGAAAGGAAAATTGCTACTTGGCAcaaaatttctaaaaacaaactCAGTCTTTAGCCAACAAAACGTTACAGACTCTAAGATAAGTTATGAACCACAGGGGAGGCCCAGGGAACATCCACAAGACACTTTTAGGTTCTTGATGGTTGCAGAACACATCGAATCAAAAGATTATACgttcagaataaattttaaagcagATAAGAGGGGCATTATTGTAACGAACAGAGGATTATTTgtaaaagaaggagaagagaaattaatCACAAAATTGGAATTATTTGCTCAAACCTCGGACAATCAGACTTTCCAGTATAAAATCACCAAGAGTCCTCAACGTGAGAAGCTGAAACTGATTCGATCTTCAGATTCTCTGGGAAGTCATGACAGTATCACCACGTTCACTGATCAAGACATCTTGGGTGAGCGGCTCATGTATGTGCACGATGACTCTGAGACCCAGTGTGACGAGTTCCTCCTCACGGCCTCCACCGCAGGCCCAGGCCAAGAGGAAGTGGTCAGGGACTTTGATACAGAGCATCTGTCTACGGAAATTAAAGTCACCGTTTCTGTGGAGTTAAAGAACGATGAGAAACCAGTGCATGTGGTGGATAAGGTCTTTCATGTCGTGCGGAACGGCCAGCGCTTGCTGACCCTAGCTAATCTCTGTTACCGTGACCCCGATGCAGATTTTGATGATGGGCAGTTGCTCTACACCCGGCGGGGCATCCCGAATGGGGACTTGGTGCAAGCCAGTGACCCGACTCAGAAACTCTACCAGTTCAGGCAAGAAGACGTGCGGGAAGGGCGTGTGCTCTTCAGGCATCAGGGTGCAGACTCGGCCCGCTTTGTGCTGTTTGTGACAGACGGTGTCCACTACACATCGTCCCTCCTCGAGGTCAGTGTGTCAGATCCCTATGGCCGCATAGCCAACAACACAGGACTGCTGGTGCAGAGAGGAAAGGACAGCAGCCTCACGACAACCAACCTCAGTGTCACCACAAACCAAGATGACACAGCAGACTACGAGATCAAATTCCACATCCTGCGGCCCCCAAAGCATGGCAGAGTGCTGGTCAACAGCTCAGGGCCCGGCTCATTTTCCCTGCATGACTTGAAGCAAGGACGTGTGATTTATAGACATGACGGCAGTGGCAGCTTCGATGTGTTCAACCTGACGGTGAAAGTTAAAGATACATATTTAGAAGTGGGCATGTCCGTGCAAGTGGACTCAGAAAGCCACCAACATCACACCCAAATTCTGCATAGCAAGACCCTTGTGGTTGAAGAAGGAAAACCAGTAAAACTGAGTAGAGGAAGTCTCCAG GCTGGGCATGAAGATGATATTCCTTCAGAGGCAATGTTCATTGTTAGAACTCCACCAATGCATGGATACCTCCGAAGATCTTTACCAGACGAGGGCAGCTTGGGTACAGATGAAAAGTCACCTTTGATTTTTACACAACAGGACATTGATGATGGTTATATCCATTACATACAGACAACTCCTGACCAATAA